The following coding sequences are from one Schizosaccharomyces osmophilus chromosome 1, complete sequence window:
- the nbr1 gene encoding cargo receptor for selective autophagy pathway — protein sequence MCISTNCSSISKPKSTELHCQVTSSTKLTFNEQSSSVACNSCLKLIHDQVYFHCKDCLDFDVCRSCYSNQAFSHSCLKASFEKVTQTPKTIPLPLPSPVMGSSEFMYAICDACEQPISNLRLKCGTCDDYDLCSSCFLLNEHTKTHSFVRMTKPYPIGIPSFQLPPSFASETDFSRASLVHRFSQCDSCHAHPIVGNRYKCLICKDFDLCSKCVDHTFHHNHEMLCLSHSSTSCSPSGFKPKELHYDFQLVQDYLLPANPGPKASCIKIWQLKNISLEAWPAPLFLKFNGGDQLISDENDSTLPIKHRVQPGESALIALSIRIPSAEISKKTFFSFFQLVTESGNVFHKNLCLFYTISTTDE from the coding sequence ATGTGTATTTCTACTAACTGCTCGTCCATCTCAAAACCTAAGAGCACTGAATTGCATTGTCAAGTAACTTCTTCTACCAAGCTTACTTTTAACGAGCAATCATCTTCCGTGGCTTGTAACTCATGCCTAAAGTTGATCCATGACCAAGTTTACTTTCATTGTAAGGATTGCCTAGATTTTGATGTCTGTCGATCTTGTTACAGCAATCAGGCATTTTCTCATTCTTGTCTGAAAGCGTCTTTCGAGAAGGTCACACAAACTCCTAAAACCATACCCTTGCCATTGCCTTCTCCAGTTATGGGGTCTTCAGAGTTTATGTACGCCATATGCGATGCTTGTGAGCAGCCTATCAGCAATTTGCGTCTAAAATGTGGCACTTGTGATGATTATGATCTTTGCagttcttgttttcttttgaacgAGCACACAAAAACTCATAGTTTTGTTCGAATGACGAAGCCGTATCCCATTGGGATTCCATCTTTCCAACTTCCTCCTTCCTTTGCTTCAGAAACCGATTTTTCTCGTGCATCTCTGGTTCATCGTTTTTCTCAATGTGACTCTTGTCACGCTCATCCCATCGTGGGGAACCGCTACAAGTGTCTAATTTGTAAGGATTTCGACCTTTGCTCTAAGTGTGTGGATCATACCTTTCATCATAATCATGAAATGCTTTGTTTATCGCATTCTTCTACTTCCTGCTCACCGTCCGGCTTCAAACCTAAAGAACTCCATTACGATTTTCAGCTCGTACAAGACTATCTTCTACCTGCAAATCCCGGGCCAAAGGCATCTTGTATCAAAATCTGgcaattgaaaaacatttctCTAGAGGCGTGGCCTGctcctctttttttgaaatttaaCGGTGGTGATCAACTCATAAGTGATGAAAACGATTCCACTTTGCCTATTAAACATCGAGTCCAACCAGGTGAAAGTGCTCTCATTGCTTTATCTATTAGAATTCCCTCGGCTGAAATATCTAAgaaaacattcttttcttttttccaacTGGTCACCGAATCTGGTAACGTCTTTCACAAAAACCTTTGCCTTTTTTATACGATCTCGACAACTGATGAATAA
- the mit1 gene encoding SHREC complex ATP-dependent chromatin remodeller Mit1, producing MPVDVGFAKEVRIPKKPLEFLLPFYDPDETTVVKVLKEHENRLYVAFLAGLETSLHRKDICLYKNGKRCYQKYLKRKRRIVDDDSDYDVNSHEAMKQDSSHTRQQSTNSVRDSSRSSCRSSSSERSSSQGADLFASASPKTENDVRSRKNLRKQTYQSISKPKLDLFQESSSDEGVDISFQMPDYSDDSALTQSSVKPIPLILNAFAKFTHTSACTKCHHHEGKDDNRKFIYCKTCTNTFHVECSGTSTLTKIRQDEIAVEGYSCSSCSKSSSLLLLNNCILSGYGLNDTLDIPSTFSSANDNLRLVSYTKNVRFRCWRCKRVLYFFYYDQNPKTFASSIQKLLRRRLCDECVSYSEDVEEVLAWRLLLPISLLKDKPVKNPLSLDRPGIWSREYYVRPKNHSYLHCFWCSASWLAGVSNAKKRNFDSRETDPHNGSLEIIPPSHITIDKVWDVQYKIPRKFKSKEKQMQALAKVDKAYVSWRGLPYSMSSWEFLGDINSFDRWKAWKEGYSDYVRTCWIEKSSKSGLSKDTDFNQLELTEQPSYIFGGKLMPYQLQGVNWLYFHWVQRQHCILADEMGLGKTVQIISFISVLYHRHHCFPFLIVVPHATVANWEREFHKWDSSLLIATLVGSERNRDIVRENRIYRNDNADGIRTHVLIVSTSCVDSEISLLRKFRWQCMIIDEGQRLKSDQSSLFNDLISIDATFKALLTGTPLQNNIRELFNLLQFLNPEEIDASELERQYQNIDEKKVTELHQMLKPFFLRRVKEEVLDKLPPKIEVIVPLTMTPLQKRLYKLIVSKNVDLIQSIVSRSNTKSNSKNTRASLSNILMQLRKTLAHPYLYSADVEVKEVPEELSIRSLEEASAKMLLLRLLLPKLIMRGHRILIFSQFILELDILEDWMDHKNISYSRFDGTTTEHDRQVEIDSFNAPNSKKSCFLLTTRAGGVGINLASADTVIILDPDFNPHQDMQAVARAHRYGQDKKVFVFSLIIRNSAEEKILQAAQKKMLLDRIIVQSMRENNESVIDLHEVLQHGVRALFEENEDIQAIRYDEESVENLITDAEQRDVSPNRDSESNSTNGFGFARVWVNNKENITVPGTDNLFKNDSTIQDDDIWSDILRQRERVTPNSSFSDNDGRKLRQRKTIMYEEGGFITSSDEEYNASNVSSDESDSSDISMATSEQAEGQMVNKQHNPPLSITKTGQPELASEKFSNEWSRMRALLAEYPSYETYDFNACIRLKAASSFMLFNDHNANGSWEPLYARNVKINDHPSAKKDLLIANSIPKSVFYNYLAGSFDDSSDTCKCCGIEHVPGRCPLNRIPLEICFLCGTPHFSGKETCPLLKDKTTVKILRNLLANSREPLLTKLLALKRLNDYLYEKDGSSS from the coding sequence ATGCCCGTAGATGTTGGTTTCGCCAAGGAAGTGcgaattccaaaaaaaccTCTAGAATTTTTATTACCATTTTATGATCCAGATGAAACTACGGTAGTGAAAGTCCTGAAAGAACACGAAAATCGGTTATATGTAGCGTTTCTCGCCGGCTTAGAGACGTCGCTTCACAGGAAAGATATCTGTTTATACAAGAATGGTAAACGTTGTTACCAAAAGTacttaaaaagaaaacgcCGGATAGTAGATGATGACAGCGATTATGATGTGAATAGTCATGAGGCGATGAAGCAAGATAGTTCGCATACTAGACAACAATCTACCAATTCCGTTCGAGATTCATCAAGAAGTTCGTGCAGGTCTTCTTCCTCAGAACGATCGAGTAGTCAAGGTGCAGACCTTTTTGCATCTGCATCGCCgaaaacagaaaatgatGTCCGGAGCCGTAAAAACTTGCGGAAACAAACCTATCAGTCAATTAGCAAACCAAAATTGGATTTGTTTCAAGAATCCTCTTCCGATGAAGGTGTTGATATCTCTTTCCAAATGCCTGATTATTCAGACGATTCTGCTTTAACTCAGAGTTCGGTGAAGCCGATTCCTTTAATACTGAATGCTTTTGCTAAATTCACGCATACGTCGGCGTGTACTAAGTGCCATCATCATGAGGGTAAAGACGATAATCgaaaatttatttactgTAAAACCTGCACAAATACCTTTCACGTGGAATGCTCAGGAACGTCAACCTTAACTAAAATTCGCCAAGATGAAATTGCTGTCGAGGGTTACTCTTGCTCTTCTTGTTCAAAGTCCTCTTctcttttacttttaaatAATTGTATTTTATCGGGATATGGATTGAACGATACTCTGGACATTCCGtctactttttcttccgCAAATGATAATCTTCGTTTAGTTTCCTATACCAAAAACGTAAGGTTTCGTTGTTGGCGTTGCAAAAGAgtcttgtattttttctattatgATCAAAACCCCAAGACATTTGCATCATCgattcaaaaattattacGACGACGATTATGTGATGAGTGTGTCTCCTATTCGGAAGATGTGGAAGAAGTACTTGCATGGCGTCTTCTTTTACccatttctttattaaaagatAAACCGGTGAAGAATCCCTTATCACTAGATCGTCCTGGGATTTGGTCCAGAGAGTATTATGTTCGGCCTAAAAACCACTCATAtcttcattgtttttggtgTTCTGCTTCTTGGTTAGCCGGCGTTTCAAACGCAAAAAAGCGAAATTTTGATTCCCGAGAAACAGACCCTCATAACGGATCTCTTGAAATTATACCTCCTTCCCATATAACAATTGACAAGGTTTGGGATGTGCAATACAAAATTCCGCGAAAATTTAAgtctaaagaaaaacaaatgcaGGCATTAGCAAAAGTTGATAAAGCTTATGTTTCATGGCGTGGGTTACCTTATTCAATGTCTTCTTGGGAGTTTCTAGGTGATATCAATAGTTTTGATCGATGGAAAGCTTGGAAAGAGGGCTATTCTGATTACGTTAGAACTTGTTGGATAGAGAAGTCTTCTAAATCTGGCTTAAGTAAGGATACTGACTTCAATCAACTAGAATTAACTGAGCAACCCTCCTATATATTTGGAGGCAAGCTTATGCCCTACCAGTTACAAGGTGTGAATTGGTTATACTTTCATTGGGTTCAACGACAACATTGCATTTTGGCTGATGAAATGGGTTTAGGTAAAACCGTACAGataatttcctttattAGTGTGTTGTATCACAGACATCattgctttcctttccttaTTGTTGTCCCTCATGCAACTGTAGCTAATTGGGAGCGTGAGTTTCATAAATGGGACTCGTCTTTGTTGATTGCGACATTGGTTGGATCTGAGCGTAATAGAGACATTGTTCGTGAAAACAGAATTTACCGAAACGATAATGCCGATGGTATAAGAACACACGTTCTCATTGTTAGCACGAGTTGCGTTGACAGTGAAATCAGTCTTTTAAGGAAGTTTCGTTGGCAATGCATGATTATTGATGAAGGGCAAAGATTGAAGAGTGATCaatcttctttgtttaatgATCTCATTTCAATAGACGCTACTTTTAAGGCATTACTCACAGGCACACCGTTACAAAACAACATTAGGGAACTATTCAATTTGTTACAGTTTTTGAATCCGGAGGAAATTGATGCTTCTGAATTAGAGAGACAGTATCAAAatattgatgaaaaaaaagtaactGAGCTTCACCAAATGTTGAagcctttttttcttcgcAGAGttaaagaagaagtttTAGACAAACTTCCTCCAAAGATTGAAGTGATCGTACCGCTCACAATGACTCCTCTTCAGAAAAGACTTTATAAATTAATTGTCTCGAAAAATGTTGATCTAATTCAGAGTATTGTTTCTAGGAGCAATACGAAATCAAACTCCAAGAATACACGTGCTTCTTTAAGCAATATATTGATGCAACTTCGAAAAACCTTAGCCCATCCTTATCTTTATTCAGCTGACGTTGAAGTAAAAGAGGTCCCGGAAGAACTAAGTATCCGCTCTCTTGAGGAAGCCAGCGCAAAAATGCTTTTACTTCGGCTTTTACTTCCAAAACTAATTATGCGTGGCCATAGAATTCTTATTTTCTCACAATTTATTCTAGAATTGGATATCCTTGAAGATTGGATGGatcataaaaatatatcGTACTCTAGGTTTGACGGTACGACAACAGAACATGATAGACAAGTAGAAATTGATTCATTCAATGCCCCGAATTCGAAGAaaagttgttttcttttaaccACCAGAGCTGGTGGTGTTGGAATTAATCTAGCTTCGGCGGACACGGTTATAATATTGGACCCTGACTTTAATCCTCATCAAGATATGCAAGCTGTAGCAAGGGCTCACCGCTATGGTCAAGATaagaaagtttttgttttcagtTTAATTATTAGAAACTcagctgaagaaaaaattttacAAGCTGCACAGAAAAAGATGTTACTGGATCGAATTATTGTACAATCAATGAGAGAGAACAATGAATCAGTCATCGATCTTCATGAAGTTCTACAACATGGTGTTCGCGCcctttttgaagagaatGAGGACATCCAGGCTATCCGttatgatgaagaatcCGTGGAAAATTTGATTACTGATGCGGAACAGAGGGATGTATCTCCTAATAGAGACTCAGAGAGTAATAGTACTAATGGTTTCGGGTTTGCTCGTGTTTGGGTAAACAATAAGGAAAACATCACGGTTCCAGGAACAGATAATCTATTTAAGAATGACTCGACGATACAGGATGATGATATTTGGTCAGACATATTAAGACAACGAGAGCGGGTCACTCCAAATAGCTCGTTTTCTGACAACGATGGTCGGAAACTTAGGCAACGAAAAACAATCATGTATGAAGAAGGTGGTTTTATTACCAGTTCGGATGAAGAGTATAATGCAAGTAATGTCTCATCCGATGAATCTGATTCCTCTGATATTTCGATGGCTACTTCAGAGCAGGCTGAGGGACAGATGGTTAACAAGCAACATAACCCACCGTTATCAATTACCAAAACTGGTCAGCCAGAATTAGCTTCTGAAAAGTTTTCTAATGAATGGAGTAGGATGAGAGCTTTGTTAGCTGAATATCCATCTTACGAGACGTATGACTTTAACGCATGTATTCGCTTGAAGGCAGCTTCTAGTTTTATGCTTTTTAATGATCACAATGCAAACGGTAGTTGGGAGCCTCTGTATGCTAGGAACGTTAAGATAAATGACCATCCTTCTGCgaaaaaggatttgctAATTGCCAATAGCATCCCAAAGTCTGTTTTCTACAATTATTTAGCTGGTTCTTTCGATGATTCAAGTGATACTTGCAAGTGTTGTGGGATTGAACATGTCCCAGGTCGGTGTCCTTTGAACAGGATACCCTTAGAgatttgctttctttgtgGTACTCCTCACTTCAGTGGTAAGGAAACTTGCCCTTTACtcaaagacaaaacaaCAGTCAAGATCTTGAGAAATTTGTTAGCAAATTCTCGAGAGCCATTATTAACGAAGTTGCTGGCTCTCAAAAGGCTGAATGACTATTTGTATGAGAAGGATGGATCATCTTCATAG
- the usp103 gene encoding U1 snRNP-associated protein Usp103, translated as MPKYLCDYCQVWLTHDSQSVRKAHNAGRAHLQNVQDYYTRVAQEEAQKRLEEDPSLGSFNKESSSLQLPLAYAFPPKLYQYQFTYPPPPNIVPANVYMAPRSSVPATAPMPYISTATTFNSTYPNTAGVAATLPVANASPDAGVAQSYTNSAQRSRTQNIPHMTGKQHPYQQKKQPYARSSRT; from the exons ATGCCAAAAT ATTTATGCGACTATTGTCAGGTCTGGTTGACACACGACAGTCAATCTGTAAGAAAAGCTCATAATGCAGGCCGCGCCCATCTACAAAACGTTCAAGATTATTATACAAGAGTTGCTCAAGAAGAAGCCCAGAAAAGATTAGAAGAAGATCCTTCACTGGGCAGTTTTAATAAGGAGTCAAGCTCATTGCAGCTGCCATTGGCATACGCTTTTCCCC CTAAACTGTATCAATATCAGTTTACTTATCCTCCACCGCCGAATATCGTGCCTGCTAACGTGTACATGGCACCGAGAAGTTCAGTCCCGGCCACTGCTCCTATGCCGTATATTTCTACTGCTACTACATTCAACTCAACTTATCCTAATACTGCAGGAGTTGCAGCTACATTGCCTGTTGCGAATGCATCACCCGACGCTGGTGTTGCCCAGTCGTATACGAATAGCGCCCAACGCTCCCGGACACAGAACATTCCACATATGACTGGAAAGCAACACCCCtaccaacaaaaaaaacaacctTACGCACGCTCATCAAGAActtaa
- the air1 gene encoding TRAMP complex zinc knuckle subunit Air1, whose protein sequence is MVVNEKSVSDDISDGEESSFMQKIFALPVDSKIQEAIPDEKPEEGENEEVNENDSSTELSDSALDEVEGNEWADVSRGRYFGEDPSETILCHNCKGFGHIAKECPHTLCTTCGAIDDHISPRCPRTKRCINCGLLGHIAVRCPESRRKGPKRCLTCHTESHTSGTCPLIWRYYVESENGVRVDPNEVKKFCYNCASGEHFGDDCPLPSRSSYPESTAFCEANCPTGNDVSNSVFNENRKIESGSKNRDFGKSRKNPKNTKQRSPSDLGSRIDLSERPKRKRYPANDKNEFSFRNHNGNASQKKQKKMKKNRW, encoded by the exons ATGGttgtaaatgaaaaatcagTGTCGGATGATATATCAGATGGTGAAGAATCATCGTTTAtgcaaaaaatatttgcaTTGCCAGTGGACTCCAAAATCCAAGAGGCAATTCCAGATGAGAAACCAGAAGAGGgcgaaaatgaagaagtaaatgaaaatgactCGTCCACCGAATTATCTGATAGCGCATTGGATGAAGTAGAAGGCAATGAATGGGCCGAT GTTAGCAGAGGCCGTTATTTTGGAGAAGACCCCTCAGAAACCATTCTTTGTCACAATTGTAAAGGTTTTGGACATATTGCAAAAGAATGTCCTCACACATTG TGTACTACTTGCGGTGCAATTGATGATCATATATCTCCACGCTGCCCGAGAACAAAACGATGCATAAATTGCGGTTTATTAGGTCATATTGCTGTGCGTTGTCCTGAATCACGTAGAAAAGGACCAAAAAGATGCCTAACGTGCCATACTGAGTCTCATACGAGCGGGACGTGTCCCTTGATTTGGAGATACTATGTTGAATCAGAAAACGGTGTTCGGGTAGATCCCAATGAAGTGAAAAAGTTTTGCTACAACTGTGCGTCCGGTGAACATTTTGGTGATGATTGCCCTCTTCCTTCTCGTTCTAGCTATCCCGAAAGCACCGCTTTCTGTGAAGCGAATTGTCCTACAGGGAATGATGTTTCAAACTCTGTGTTCAACGAAAACCGGAAAATAGAGAGTGGGTCTAAGAATCGAGATTTTGGTAAATCCAGAAAGAACccaaaaaatacaaaacaaCGTTCTCCAAGTGATCTGGGCTCGAGAATTGACCTAAGTGAGAGACCAAAAAGGAAGCGTTATCCTGCTAACgacaaaaatgaattttcatttcgcAATCATAATGGAAATGCTTcgcaaaagaaacaaaaaaaaatgaagaaaaatagatGGTAA
- the ilv1 gene encoding acetolactate synthase catalytic subunit: MTALAPLRNLRAKAAISVCRREILCFNGISNGLYNTKLLRRGIKTVPSKHNTNLGENARASSTATATATASGIKYDSSYVGKTGGEIFHDMMLKNNVKHVFGYPGGAILPVFDAIYRSPYFEFILPRHEQGAGHAAQAYSRVTRLPGVVLVTSGPGATNVVTPMADALMDGTPLVVFSGQVATSSIGSDAFQEADMIGISRSCTKWNVMVKDIADLPRRIDEAFEIAMSGRPGPVLVDLPKDVTAGVLREPIPVTSSVPSLNRRMREVLEFGNKNVEAKIQRVSTLLQRAKKPVIFCGQGASYNSESPKLLREFSERFQIPVTTSLLGLGAYDERSDLSLHMLGMHGSGYANMAMQEADMIIALGARFDDRVTGNVALFAPEAKRAGAEERGGIIHFDISPKNIGKVVQPTEAIEGDLFESLKLLNAAMPDINLDSRVEWLSQIQAWKQRFPFTFTPSAPGESPKPQEVIQELDKQTVNIKDNVTITTGVGAHQMWAATFYRWSKPRSLVTSGGLGTMGYGLPAAIGASVANPNEIVIDIDGDASFSMTGMELATARQHDIPIKVLLLNNEEQGMVTQWQNLFYEKRYSHTHQKNPNFTKLAESMGLKALRVEKKEDLASNMKQFLETKGPVLMEVLVAKKEHVYPFVPGGKALHQFIVHKSLS; the protein is encoded by the coding sequence ATGACTGCTTTAGCTCCCTTGAGAAATTTGAGAGCAAAGGCGGCAATTTCAGTTTGTAGACGTGAAATACTTTGCTTTAACGGAATTTCTAATGGATTATACAATACAAAGTTATTGAGGAGGGGTATAAAAACTGTTCCTTCTAAGCACAACACAAACCTTGGTGAAAATGCCCGTGCAAGCTCTACCGCTACAGCTACAGCTACAGCCAGTGGTATAAAATACGATAGCTCCTATGTTGGAAAGACTGGTGGTGAAATTTTTCACGATATGATGCTAAAGAATAATGTGAAGCATGTTTTTGGGTATCCGGGAGGTGCTATTTTACCCGTATTTGACGCCATTTACCGCTCTCCTTactttgaatttattttaccAAGACACGAGCAAGGTGCTGGTCATGCGGCTCAGGCGTATTCTCGTGTTACAAGATTACCTGGTGTCGTTTTGGTTACTTCGGGACCTGGTGCCACAAACGTAGTTACGCCTATGGCAGATGCTTTGATGGATGGTACTCCATTGGTTGTTTTCAGCGGTCAAGTAGCTACTTCTTCCATTGGCAGTGATGCTTTCCAAGAAGCAGACATGATCGGTATTTCTCGTTCTTGTACTAAATGGAATGTTATGGTAAAGGACATCGCTGATCTTCCTCGTCGGATAGATGAAGCATTTGAAATTGCTATGTCCGGTCGTCCTGGTCCCGTTTTGGTTGATTTGCCAAAGGATGTTACTGCTGGTGTTTTGAGAGAACCCATCCCTGTCACATCTTCTGTTCCCTCATTGAACCGTAGGATGAGAgaagttttggaatttgGTAACAAAAATGTGGAAGCTAAGATTCAACGCGTCTCTACGTTGTTACAGCGTGCTAAAAAGCCCGTAATATTTTGTGGACAAGGCGCTAGTTATAACTCCGAATCCCCCAAATTGCTCCGTGAATTTAGCGAACGTTTTCAAATTCCAGTCACTACTTCTTTGCTCGGTTTGGGTGCTTACGACGAACGTAGCGACCTTAGCTTGCATATGCTTGGTATGCATGGAAGTGGCTATGCTAACATGGCCATGCAAGAAGCTGATATGATCATTGCTCTTGGTGCTCGTTTTGATGACCGTGTAACCGGTAACGTTGCTCTTTTTGCACCCGAAGCTAAGCGCGCTGGTGCTGAAGAACGTGGTGGTATCATTCACTTTGATATCTCTCCTAAGAACATCGGGAAAGTTGTTCAACCTACCGAAGCTATAGAAGGTGATCTCTTTGAGTCTCTCAAGTTGCTTAACGCGGCCATGCCCGATATCAACCTCGATTCTCGTGTAGAATGGTTGTCTCAAATTCAAGCATGGAAGCAACGTTTCCCATTTACCTTTACCCCTAGCGCTCCCGGTGAATCACCTAAGCCTCAAGAGGTTATTCAAGAACTTGACAAACAAACTGTCAATATTAAGGACAATGTAACCATTACCACAGGTGTTGGTGCTCATCAGATGTGGGCTGCTACCTTTTATCGCTGGTCCAAGCCTCGTTCTTTAGTTACTTCAGGTGGCCTTGGTACAATGGGTTATGGCTTGCCTGCCGCTATTGGAGCTAGCGTCGCTAACCCTAATGAAATTGTTATCGATATCGATGGTGATGCTTCTTTCTCTATGACTGGTATGGAACTTGCTACTGCCCGTCAGCATGACATTCCTATTAAGGTTTTACTACTCAATAACGAAGAACAAGGTATGGTCACCCAATGGCAAAATCTTTTCTACGAAAAACGTTATTCCCATACTCATCAGAAGAATCCTAATTTTACTAAACTGGCTGAATCTATGGGACTTAAGGCCTTGCGTGTCGAAAAGAAGGAGGATCTTGCTTCGAACatgaaacaatttttaGAAACCAAAGGACCTGTTCTTATGGAAGTGTTGGTTGCTAAAAAGGAGCATGTATATCCTTTTGTTCCTGGTGGTAAGGCTCTTCACCAGTTTATTGTTCACAAGAGTCTATCTTAA